The stretch of DNA CCGGGCGGTGTAGGCGTGCCCGGTGACGTACCGGTTGGCCGCCTCGGCCTCCTCGACCACGGCCCGGATCTCGTCCTCGGCGGACTGCACGGAGTCGATCCGGTCCGCCGGCGAGGCGACCCCGCCGGAGAGCATGATCTTCAGGTGGTGGGCGCCGGTGCGCAGCTGCTCGCGGGCGGCGCGGCGGAATTCGACCGGGCCGTCGCACACGGCTCCGGCGCCGGGGCAGCAGGCGTGCGAGCCGCCGTGCCGGCCGGGCACCCGGAAGTCGCCGTGCCCGCCGGTCTGGGAGAGGGCCTTGCCGCCGAACATCAGCCGGGGCCCGTCGATCAGTCCCTCCTGCACCGCCTTGGCCAGTCCCCAGTCGCCCCCGCCGACGTCGCGGACCGTGGTGAAGCCGCGGCGGAGCATGTCGCCCAGCGAGGAGGCGGCGTAGGCGGCGACGTAGAACGGGGAGGAGTCCATCGCCGCGCCGAGGTCGGCGCTGAACGCGGTGGCGTGCACGTGGGCGTCGATCAGGCCGGGCATCAGGGTCGCCCCGCCCAGGTCGGCGGTCTCGGCGCCGGGGGTGTCCGGGGCGGGGCCCCGGCCGGCGGCGGCGATGCGCCCGTCCTCGACGAGCAGCCAGGAGTCCGGGGAGAGCGTCCCGGCCTCGGGGTCGAGGAGGGCGGCGCCGGTGAGCAGCAGGGGGTGCGGGCGGTGGTCCAAGGTGTGCCTCCGGAGTCGGGATGGAGCGCGGTGCGTGACGCGCGCCTCAACGGCAATATATGTTGCATGAATTCCCGGGTGCCCGCCGGGCGGTGGTATCGCTGGTGCGATGGGGCGGCGGGGACGGAGGAGTCCGATGGCGGACTGGATCGAGGAGGCGCTCGCGGGGGGCCGGCTGGGCCGCGCCGCGGAGCGGGTGGTCGCGGTGCTGCGCGACGAGCCGAGGTTCGCTTCGTACGCGAGCACGGCCGAGCTCGCCGCGCGCGCCGAGGTCAACGTGGCCACCGTGGTGCGCACCGCCCAGCAGCTGGGGTTCTCCGGCTGGCCGGCGCTCCGGGTCGAGCTGCGCTCCCGCTACCTGGCCTCGCTGAGCGCGGGGGAGGTGCTCGCCGAGCACGCCGGAGCCGACGCGGACCCGGTCCGGGCGGCGCTCCGCTCCGACCGCGAGGTGCTGCGCGCCCTGGAGCAGACGGTCGACCCCGAGCGGGTGCGCGCCGTCGCCGCGGCGATCCACCGCGCCCGGCGGACCCTGGTCCTCGGCTCGGGCACCTTCGCCGCGCCCGGCCTGCAGCTCTCGCACGCCGCCGGGATCATGGGCTACGACGTGCAGACCCGCGAGATCGGCGGGACGGCCCTGGTCAACGCGCTGGCCCGGATGGGCGAGAGGGACCTGGTGGTCCTCTGCGACCTGTGGCGGCTCCCGGTGGCGCTGCGCAGGGCCGCGCGGATCGCCCGGGACCGGTCGGTGCAGACCGCGGTGCTCACCGACCGGCGGGACTCCCCGCTGGTGGAGGGGGCGGCGCACGTCGTGCTGGTGCCGAGCGAGGGGGTGGGCATGTTCCCCTCGCTGACCGCGGCGATGTCGGTGGTGCACGCGGTCCTCGCGGAGCTGGCCCGGATGGGCGGGGAGGACGCGCTGCGCGCGGTCCGGGAGACCGAGCGGCTGTGGCGGGAGGGCGAGCTGTTCTGAGCGGCCGCCGGGTGTGCGGCCGGTCGCCCGGTGCGGCCGCTCTGGGGGAGGGGCGGTCGCCTCAGGCCTCCCTGCCCGCACCGCCCACCTCGCCCCTCCTGCAGCCGGGGCGGGACGGCGACGGGGCGGCGCACCGCCCGCCACCGGCCTACCCCCGCGAAAGCCTCCCGCGGCGGCGTCGGGCTCCGGGGCGCTGCTCTTCCGGCCCGCGGCCGGGCACTCCGGGGGACCGGCCGCACGCCCGACGGCCTCTGAGCGGCGCGGCCCGCGGGGCGTGATCGGGGTCACGGTGACTGCAATAAGTGTTGCAGAACACAGGTCGGAGCTGCTTTCATCGCGGACACCGGATCCGGTTCCGCCCCCCCGTCCCGCTTCCCCCGCGAAGGTGGCCCATGCAGACGACCCACCTGGTGATCCTCGCCCTGTACCTCCTGGCCATGGTCGGGATCGCCCTCTACTACGCCCGATCCGCCAAGGTCGGCGGCGGGGAGGACTTCCTCTTCGCCGGGCGCAGCCTGTCCAGCCCGGTCATGATCGCGACCCTGCTCGTCACCTGGGTGGGTTCGGGGACCATCATCGGCGGGGCGAACTTCGCCTACACCTACGGGCCGGTCGCCGGCCTGGTCTTCTTCGCCGGGACCCCGCTGGGCATCCTGGTGCTGCTGCTGGCCGCCGGGCGGATCCGGCGGGCGGCCCGGCACACCGTCCCCGAACTGCTGGAGGCCAGGTTCGGCACCGGGGTGCGCACCGTCGCCGCGGCCGTCACCACCATCGCCTACCTGGGGCTGGTCGCCTCCCAGTTCGTCGGCGGCGGCTACGTCGTCGCGCTGATCACCCCGCTCACCCCGACCCAGGGCACGCTGCTGGTCGCGGCGGTGGTGACGCTGCTGACCGTGACCGGCGGGCTGTTCTCGGTGGCCTACACCGACTTCGTGTCGGCCATCCTCATCCTGTTCTCGCTGTTCATCGCGGTGCCACTGGTCTTCGCGGCGGTCGGCGGCCCCGGCGCCTACTGGGACGGGCTGCCCGAGCAGGCGGCCACCGCCACCGGCGGGCTGTCCGGGCTGCAGCTCCTCGGCTACTTCCTGCCGCTGTTCCTGCTGCTCCTCGCCGACCAGAACCTCTACCAGCGGCTCGCCGCGGCCAAGGACGAGCGCAGCGCCCGGTTCTCCACCCTGGGCATGCTGGTCTCCAGCTTCTTCGTGTTCATCCCGGTGGTGCTGCTGGCCTCGGCGGCGGCGGTGCTCATGCCCGGGATCAACGGGGACGAGTCGGTGCTGCGGCTGGCCTCCGAGGGGTACCTGCCGGCGGTGCTCGGCGGGCTGCTGCTGGCCGGGGCGGTCGCCTTCGTCATCACCACCGGCTCCTCGTTCATGCTCTCCGCGGCGTCCAACATCGCCTTCGACCTGTTCGCCCGGTTCGGCGGGGACCGGATCGGCGACCGGGGGACGCTGATCGTGCAGCGCACCTCGGTGGTGGCGATCGCGCTGGTCGCCATCGGCCTGGGGCTGTACTTCCCGACCGTGCTCGACCTGCAGATGTACTCCTACACCATCTACGGGGCGGCGATGACGCCGGCGGTCTTCGCGGTGCTGTTCTGGCGGCGCGCGACCACCGCGGGCGCGGTGGCCGCCCTGGTCGTCGGGGCCGCCGCCACCGTCGGCTGGGAGTTGGCCGGAGCCCCCGGCGACCTCAACGGGGTGATCGTGGCGCTGCCGGCCGCGGTGGCCGCGCTGGTCGGGGTCAGCCTGCTCACCAAGGCGCCGAGCGCCGAGCGGGAGTCCTCCGGCGAATCGGCGGGCGCATGACGAAGGCCCCGCGGCGCTCCCGCCGCGGGGCCGTGCACCCGCCCGGGGTCAGGCCTTGCGCCGGCTGCGGACCGCCTCGGCCAGGCCCTGCAGCACCTGCTCGGTGGTGGACCAGCCCATGCACTTGTCGGTGATGGACTGCCCGTAGACCAGCTCGGCGGGGTCGCCCAGCTTCTGCGCCCCCTCCTCGATGAAGCTCTCCAGCATGACGCCCACGATGCCCTGCTGGCCCTCGGCGACCTGGTCGGCGATGGCCTGGGCGACCAGCGGCTGGCGCTTGTGGTCCTTGCCGCTGTTGGCGTGGCTGGCGTCGATCATGACGCGGCGGCGCAGCCCGGCCGCCTCGATGGTGTCCAGCGCGGCGCCGACGTCCTCGGCGCCGTGGTTGGGGCCGGAGCGGCCGCCGCGCAGGATGACGTGGCAGTCGGCGTTGCCGGAGGTGACCACGACCGAGCCGGCGCCGGCCGGGTCGACGCCGAAGAAGGTGTGCGAGGCGGCGGCCGCACCGCAGGCGTCCACCGCGACCTGCACGTCGCCGTCGGTGCCGTTCTTGAACCCGACCGGCATGCTCAGGCCGCTGCTGAGCTGGCGGTGCACCTGGCTCTCGGTGGTGCGGGCGCCGATGGCGCCCCAGCTCACCGCGTCGGCGATGTACTGCGGGGTGATCGGGTCGAGGAACTCGGTGCCCGCCGGGACGCCCAGCGAGTTGATGTCCAGCAGCAGCTTGCGCGCGGTGCGCAGGCCGCGGTGCACGTCGTGGCTCTCGTCCAGGCGGGGGTCGTTGATCAGGCCCTTCCAGCCGAGCGTGGTGCGCGGCTTCTCGAAGTAGACCCGCATCACGATGCACAGGTCGGCGCTGAGCGAGGGGGTGAGCGCCTTGAGCCTGCGCGCGTAGTCCAGCGCGGCGGCCGGGTCGTGCACCGAGCAGGGACCGACGATGACCAGCAGGCGGTCGTCCTCGCCGTCCAGCACCCGCTTGACCTCGGTCCGGGCCTCGGCGACCAGGTCGCTGCGCTCCGGGCCCATCGGCAGCTCGGCGAGCAGGTCACGCGGCGCGATCAGCGGCGTGTAGCTGGTGATCCGTGTGTCGTTCGTGCTCATCATCGCTGCGCCGATTCCTCTCCCAAGCATGCCTGAACTGCCCATCTGCACCCTAGCGGCTGGTGGGCGGGGTGTCGGGCGGCGAGGGGGCAGTGTGGTGCGGCTCATCGCGGCGGGAAGGCCCGGCGGCCTCCCCGCCGGCCGTCACCCCTTCAGCCCGGGGAAGTCCTCCTCCCAGTACTCGTGGGAGTTGCGGGGCGCCTTCCCCGGGTCGCGGTCGCCCTCCGCGGTGCGCAGCTCCACCCGGCGGATCTTGCCGGAGATCGTCTTGGGCAGCGGGGCGAACTCCAGCCGGCGGATCCGCTTGTACGGCGCGAGCCGCTCGCGGCAGAACTCCAGGATCGACCGGGCCAGCTCGGCGCCGGGCTCCTCGCCCTCGACCAGGGTGATGTAGGCCTTGGGCACCGAGAGCCGGACCGGGTCGGGGGAGGGGACCACCGCCGCCTCGGCGACGGCGGCGTGCTCGATCAGCACGCTCTCCAGCTCGAAGGGGGAGATGCGGTAGTCGGAGGCCTTGAAGACGTCGTCGCCGCGGCCGATGTAGGTGATGTGGCCGTCGGGGTCCCGGGAGGCCACGTCGCCGGTGTGGTAGCGGCCGCCGCGCATCACCCGGGCGGTCATGTCGTCGGCGTCCCGGTAGCCGGCCATCACGCCGACCGGGGCGTCCTCCAGCGCCACGCAGATCTCGCCCTGCTCGGCGGGCTCGTCGGTGGCCGGGTCCTCCAGGACGATGTCGTAGCCGGGCATCGGCCGCCCCATCGAGCCGGGGCGCACTTCCTGTCCGGGGGAGTTGCCGACCAGCAGGGTCGTCTCGGTCTGGCCGAAGCCGTCCCGCACGGTCAGCCCCCAGGCGGCCCGGACCTGCTCGATCACCTCGGGGTTGAGCGGCTCCCCGGCGGAGACCGCCTCGCGCACCCCCACCCGCCACCTGCCCAGGTCGGCCTGGATGAGCATGCGCCACACGGTCGGCGGCGCGCAGAAGGTGTCCACCCCGCAGCGCACGATCCGGTCCAGCAGGGTGGCGGCGTCGAACCGGCCCTGGTTCACGGTGAGCACGGTGGCCTGCGCGTTCAGCGGGGCGAACACGTTGCTCCAGGCGTGCTTGGCCCAGCCCGGCGAGGAGATGTTGAGGTGCACGTCGCCCGGCCGGATGCCGATCCAGTACATCGTGGTCAGGTGCCCCACCGGGTAGGAGAGGTGGGTGTGCTGCACCAGCTTGGGCACCGAGGTGGTGCCCGAGGTGAAGTAGAGCAGCAGCGGGTCGTCGGCGCGGGTGGCGCGCTCGGGCGCGAAGTCCAGCGCGGCGTGCTGGGAGTCCTCGTAGGAGAGCCAGCCCGCCATGTAGCCGATGCTGATCCGGGTCCAGTGCCCGGGCAGCCCGGCGAACTTGGGGGTGTCGGCGGCGTCGGTGACCACGTGCGAGACCCGGCCGCGCTGCAGCCGGTCGGCCAGGTCGTCGCCGGTCAGCAGCGGGGTCGCCGGGATGACCACGGCGCCCAGCCGGATCGCCGCCAGGGTCGTCTCCCACAGCTCGGCCTGGTTGCCGAGCATCACCAGGATCCGGTCGCCGAACCGGACGCCCTGGTTGTGCAGCCAGTTCGCGACCTGGCGGCTGCGCTCGGCCAGCTCCCGGTAGGTCACCCGGGTCTCGCCGCCCTCCTCGTCGACGATCCACAGGGCGAGCCGGTCCGGGTGCTCCTCGGCCGCGGGGTCGAAGTGGTCCTGCACCCAGTTGAACCGCTCCGGTCGCGGCCAGCGGAACCCGCGCCGGGCCGCCTCGTAGTCCTCCCGGTGCTCGAGCAGGAAGTCGCGCGCCTCCCGGAAGGCGGCGGTGGCGCTGTTCGTCATGGTGGGGACCTCCGCGTCCGACGTGTGAGCGGTGTCACTGTAGCCCGCACCCGCCTCCGCTGTCCCGCCGCCCCGGCGGCCTGTGCGCGGATGCGCCCTGGGCCGTCCGGGCCCGCTGTCATTAGGATCTGCCGGGTGAGTGAGCTCAGCGGCGATCAGGGCGTGTGGCGGTTCGGCGAGCACGGGGTGCGGATCGAGTACGCCGACAAGTGGGGCGTGCACCGCCTGCTGCGGGCGGTGGGCGCCTGCACGGTGCCGTTCGCGGCCGTCGCCTCGGTGGACTTCCATGCCGGGAAGGGGCGCCGGAAGTGGCGGCTGGAGGCGCGGCTGATCGAGGGCGCCGACCCGTTCCTGATGAGCGCCGGCGCGGAGGACGACGCACTGCCGTTCGTGCTCACCGGCCCCGCCTCCGGGGCGCTGCTCGCCGAGTACTACGCCGACCAGCTGCGCGCCGCGGCCGACGGGGCCAGGCTGGCCGGGTCGGCCGCCGATCCGGGCGAGGTGGCCCGGTCGCTCGTCCCCGGCCTGCCGTTCAAGGCGCAGACCATGGAGGGCGAGGCCGTCTTCGACGGCGAGACGGTCCGGCTGAGCTGGCCCCGGCTGATGTACAGCGCGGAGAAATGGCGGCAGAAGGGCCGCATCCTGGCGGCGGAGCGGATCCTGCGCGCCGAGTGGCAGGAGCCGGGCATCTCCGGCTACGGCGGGGTGCGCTTCCTGCTCCGCGAGGACCCGGACGTCTCCGCGGCCCTCCCGGTCTACCGGGACACCGCCGCGCTGACCTCGATGACCACCAAGGAGCACGTGCGGGTCCGGCTGCTGGCCGCGGTGGCCAACGCCTACCTGGCCTCCGGTTCCGCCGCCGGGGCCGCGGAGCCGCCGGGGCCGGGCGGGGAGCCGGCGGCCCTGGAGTCCGCGCCGCCGGACCGCCGGCCCGAGGCCGCCGGAGCGGAGGCGGCCCGCCGGGACGCCGAAGAGGTCTTCCGGCGCATCCGCGAACTGGGCCGGCTGCACGAGGAGGGGCTGCTCACCGCCGAGGAGTTCGCCGCCAAGAAGGCGGAGCTGCTGGACCGGCTCTAGCTCCCGAGCCGCCGGCCCGGCGGGGATCCGGGGCCGCTTTCCCCGTCGGCCCCGGGCGCGCCCGATGCTCACCGGTACCGGGACCGAGCGGTACGTCCGAGATCACCGGCGGGCGGGACGGCGCTCCGGGGGAAGGGCTCCCCGCCCGCGCCGGTGTCACCAGCGGACCGGCGGCGCGGGACACCGGATCGCCGACGGGAGGCGGGCGCCCCGGCCGCGAGCCCGCCGGCGGCCGTTCCGAGTGCGGCGGTCTCGGCGTTGCGGCCCTCTTTCCGCACCGCCGCGGTCCGCGCCTCGGGGTCCTGCCGCTCCGCGGATGCCCCGGGCGGACGTTCCTGGGATGATCCGCGGACAGGGGTCCGGCTCCGGCCTCGGACGCCCCCTCCGCCCGCCCGTGCCGGCGGCGGTGCCGCGGCACGCCGACGCCCGCCGGCGGTGCCGCAGCGCCACGAGCAACGCGACGAAGAAGAGAAGGAAGGCACCACCCGATGTCCCTGCGCACCCTCTACCCGCCGATCACGCCCTACGACAGCGGCATGCTCGACGTCGGCGGCGGCGACCGCGTCTACTGGGAGCTGTGCGGCAACCCCGAGGGCAAGCCGGCCGTCTTCCTGCACGGCGGCCCGGGCGGCGGCTGCGGCCCCGACCACCGGCGGCTGTTCGACCCCGAGCGCTACCGGGTCCTCCTGTTCGACCAGCGCAACTGCGGGCGCAGCACCCCGCACGCCAGCGGGATGGACGTCGACCTGTCCGCCAACACCACCTGGAACCTGGTCGCCGACATGGAGCGGCTCCGGGAGATGGTCGGGGTGGAGAAGTGGCAGGTCTTCGGCGGCTCCTGGGGCAGCGCGCTGGCGCTGGCCTATGCCGAGGAGCACCCCGAGCGGGTCAGCGAGCTGATCGTGCGCGGCATCTTCACGCTGCGCGACGACGAGCTGCGCTGGTTCTACCAGGACGGCGCCTCGCACCTGTTCCCCGACGTCTGGGAGGGCTACCTGGCGCCCATCCCGGAGGAGGAGCGGGGCGACCTGATCTCCGCCTACGCGGCCCGGCTGAACCACCCCGACCGGGAGGTCCGGGTGGCGGCGGCGCGCGCGTGGAGCGTGTGGGAGGGCTCGACGGTGACCCTGCTGCCCAACGAGGCGCTCCGCGCGCACCACGCCGAGGACGACTACGCCCTGGCCTTCGCCCGGATCGAGAACCACTACTTCACCAACAAGGGCTTCTTCACCCCGGGCCAGCTCATCGAGCGGGCCGACCGGCTGCGCGGCATCCCCGGCGTCATCGTGCAGGGCCGCTACGACGTGTGCACCCCCGCGCGGACCGCCTTCGACCTGCACCGGGCCTGGCCTGAGGCGGAGTTCCACGTGGTGGACGACGCCGGGCACGCGTTCAACGAGCCCGGCATCCTGCACCGGCTGATCGAGGCCACCGACCGGTTCGCCGACGCCTGAGTGACTGTTGGGTATGCGGGTGGTTGCGTGAAGTGACCGGTCAGGGGCGCTGACGGGAGAACAGAACATCCCCGCCAGAATTGCGCTGTGTGTGCAGATGCAAGTCCGGCGGGGACGCCCGCCCATGCTACCCCTCCAACCTCTCCGACCCCGTCTGGGAGGTGATCGAGCCTCTCATGCCCGTCCGCGACCACACCAAAGGCGGAGCACCCCGCAGATACGACGACCGGCGGGTCTGGGACGCGATCTTGTTCGTGCTGCGCTCGGGCTGCCAGTGGCGGATGATCCCCCGCGACCTGATCCCTTGGGACGCCGCCTACCGGTGGTACCGCACCTGGAGGGCCGAGGGCACCATCGACCGGATCCACGACGCCCTGCGCGATCGGGTCCGCCAGGAGGCGGGCCGCGACCCCGCCCCCTCGGCGGCGGTGCTGGACTCCCAATCGATCCTGACCGGGGAGGGCGGCACCGACCGGGGCTATGACGCGGGCAAGCGCACCAAGGGCCGCAAACGCCACCTGGTCGTGGACACGTTGGGGCTGGTGCTGGTGGTCGCGGTGACCTCGGCCTCGGTCCAGGACCGCCCCGGCGGGCGCCGGGTCTTGGAGACCTTGGCGGCCCGGTTCCCGACGGTGGGGCTGGTGTGGGCCGACGCGGGGTACGCCAACCAGGTCGACCGCGGCCTGCTCACCTGGGCCTACGACACGTTCAAGCTGGTGGTGGAGATCGTGCGGCGCAGCGACGACGCCAGGGGGTTCCAGGTGCTGCCGCGCCGGTGGGTGGTGGAGCGCACGTTCGGCTGGTTGGTGCGCAACCGCCGTCTGGCGCGCGATTACGAACGTCTGACCACCGGTTCGGAGGCCATGGTCAAGCTCGCCATGATCCGGTTGATGGCCACACGGCTGGCCGGTGAGAGCCAGAGGTGGAGCAACCGCTCCACCGAGCAGGCCGTGTAATCACCCGCATACCCAACAGTCACTGAGAGGCGGCCGGGCATGCGGCCGGCCGCCCGGGGTGTTCGGCGCCGTCCCGCGCGGGCCGGCCGTCGCGCTCGCCCCGGCGGCCCGGAAGGCGGCCGGGAAGTCCTGGACGAGCGGTGGCGCAGGCGGACCATCCCCTGGGAGTGCGGCCGAAGCGGGCGGCGGCCGTGCGGGACCGGGGAGCGCGCCGGGCGGCCGGGACGGGGCGGGCGCCCCGCGGCCGCCACCGCATCCGGGGCGGTCCGGTCAACGCCGGGACCGCGGCGCCCGGGGCCGGTGCGGCGGCGCGGCTCGCCCCGCCCCCGCGGCGGTGCCGGCCGTGCGTCGGCACTAGGCTCGGGGCAGGCGAGCAGTAAAGCGAGGAGGATCACACCATGCGGGTCATCGCCGATTACGACCTGTGCGAGAGCAACGCCGTGTGCATGGGCATCCTGCCGGAGGTGTTCGAGGTCCGCGACGACGACAACCTCTACATCCTTCAGGAGGAGCCGCCCGAGGACCTGCGGGCCAAGGTCGAGGAGGCCGTCCGGATGTGCCCCAAGCAGGCGCTCAGCGTCGAGGGGTGAACCCGGCCGCGGCCAGCGCCTCGTCCCAGGTGGTGCGCTCGGCCAGCAGCGGCCGGTAGCGCATCGTCTTCGGGGTGGAGCGCAGCCCCAGAACCCCGGTGAGCAGGCCGTCCCGGCCGAGGAACGCGACGAACTTGCGGTCCTCGGCCGATCCGTGCACGAACTCCACCGTGTCGGCGGGGGCGGCCTGCCCGAGCAGCTGGATCTTGAGCTTGTACTGGTCGGACCAGAAGTAGGGGACCGGCTCGTAGGGCTCCTGGGCCCCCTCCCCGGCCAGCAGGTTGCGCGCGGAGACCGCGGCCTGCTCGCCCGCGTTGGTCCAGTGCTCCAGGCGCATCCGGCCCCCGTACCGCGGGTGCGGGAAGTTCGCCAGGTCGCCGGCGGCGTACACCCCGGGCACGGTGGTCCTGCCGTGCGCGTCGCACAGCACGCCGCCGGCCCCGTCGGCTAGCCGCACCCCGGAGCCGGCCAGCCAGCCGGTGTTCAGCTCCACGCCCAGGCCGCAGACGACCAGCGGCGCCTCCACGGCGCTGCCGTCGGCCAGCCGGACCCGCTCCACCCGGCCGGCCCCCTCGAACCCGGCCACCGGGGTGCCCAGCCGCACGTCCACCCCGTTGTCCCGGTGCAGCTCGGTGAGGACCGCGCCGACCCGCGGGTCCACCGCGCGCATCAGCGGGGTGGGCGCCGCCTCGATCAGCACCGCCTCCAGGCCGGCGGCGCGGGCGCTGGCCGCGACCTCGGCGCCGACGAACCCCGCGCCGACCACCGCGATCCGCCCGGCGGAGCCGAACGCGTCGCGCACCGCCTCGGCGTCCTCGATGGTGCGCAGCACGTGCACCCCGGGCAGGTCGGTCGCGGGGCGGCGGGCGGCGGCGCCGGTGGCGATGATCAGCCCGTCGCCGCGGACCAGGGAGCCGTCGTCCAGCTCCACCGAGCGGTCGCCGGGGCGCAGCCGCACCGCCGCGCGTCCCAGCCGCAGGTCCAGGCCGAGGGCGTCGATCTGCTCGTCGCCGCGGAGCGCCACGCCCTTGGGCGAGCCGACCCCGGTGAGGACCTCCTTGGACAGCGGAGGGCGGGAGTAGGGCCGGTGCGGCTCGGCGCCGATCATGGTGATCCGGCCGTCGTAGCCGGCGTCCCGCAGCGCCTCGGCGGAGTGCAGGCCGGCCATTCCGGCGCCGGCGATGACGATGTCGCGCATGTGCTCTATCCCGCCTTCGTCGTACAGAGGGGTCCGGGGCGGCCGGGGCGGCCGCGGCTCACAGCGGCCGGATCGACCCGACGCTCCGGCCGCCGCCCAGGATGTCGCCGCTGAGCAGGTCGGAAACGGGCGAGACGTCCACCCCGAGGGCGTCCAGCGCGGTGAGTCCGACCATGGTGCGCGCCCGGGTCTCGGCGTCGCCGTCGCTGATCTTCACCGCGGCGGTCTCCCCGGTGGGGGCGGCGATCACGATGACCCCCTCGGCGCCGATCTTGGAGACCGCGCCGGGCAGGCCGCGCATGATCCGGGTGTCGTCGCGGCCCTCGCCGGCGACGTACTCCGGGAACTCCCGCATCGCCGCGACGACCGCGCCCTCCGGGGT from Nocardiopsis composta encodes:
- a CDS encoding metal-dependent hydrolase family protein, whose product is MDHRPHPLLLTGAALLDPEAGTLSPDSWLLVEDGRIAAAGRGPAPDTPGAETADLGGATLMPGLIDAHVHATAFSADLGAAMDSSPFYVAAYAASSLGDMLRRGFTTVRDVGGGDWGLAKAVQEGLIDGPRLMFGGKALSQTGGHGDFRVPGRHGGSHACCPGAGAVCDGPVEFRRAAREQLRTGAHHLKIMLSGGVASPADRIDSVQSAEDEIRAVVEEAEAANRYVTGHAYTARAVNRGLRLGVRCIEHGNLIDESSVRLFLEHDAFLVPTLVTYRELARQGARNGLPPESRAKVDTVLSRGLDALRLAHEAGVNLVFGTDLLGAMQHHQSEEFAIRAQVQPAADVLRSATGSAARLLGMEGEIGTVRAGARADLIVVDGDPLADVSVLAEPERSVRAVLRDGVLRHGALGPR
- a CDS encoding MurR/RpiR family transcriptional regulator produces the protein MADWIEEALAGGRLGRAAERVVAVLRDEPRFASYASTAELAARAEVNVATVVRTAQQLGFSGWPALRVELRSRYLASLSAGEVLAEHAGADADPVRAALRSDREVLRALEQTVDPERVRAVAAAIHRARRTLVLGSGTFAAPGLQLSHAAGIMGYDVQTREIGGTALVNALARMGERDLVVLCDLWRLPVALRRAARIARDRSVQTAVLTDRRDSPLVEGAAHVVLVPSEGVGMFPSLTAAMSVVHAVLAELARMGGEDALRAVRETERLWREGELF
- a CDS encoding sodium:solute symporter family protein; translated protein: MQTTHLVILALYLLAMVGIALYYARSAKVGGGEDFLFAGRSLSSPVMIATLLVTWVGSGTIIGGANFAYTYGPVAGLVFFAGTPLGILVLLLAAGRIRRAARHTVPELLEARFGTGVRTVAAAVTTIAYLGLVASQFVGGGYVVALITPLTPTQGTLLVAAVVTLLTVTGGLFSVAYTDFVSAILILFSLFIAVPLVFAAVGGPGAYWDGLPEQAATATGGLSGLQLLGYFLPLFLLLLADQNLYQRLAAAKDERSARFSTLGMLVSSFFVFIPVVLLASAAAVLMPGINGDESVLRLASEGYLPAVLGGLLLAGAVAFVITTGSSFMLSAASNIAFDLFARFGGDRIGDRGTLIVQRTSVVAIALVAIGLGLYFPTVLDLQMYSYTIYGAAMTPAVFAVLFWRRATTAGAVAALVVGAAATVGWELAGAPGDLNGVIVALPAAVAALVGVSLLTKAPSAERESSGESAGA
- a CDS encoding 3-deoxy-7-phosphoheptulonate synthase, translating into MMSTNDTRITSYTPLIAPRDLLAELPMGPERSDLVAEARTEVKRVLDGEDDRLLVIVGPCSVHDPAAALDYARRLKALTPSLSADLCIVMRVYFEKPRTTLGWKGLINDPRLDESHDVHRGLRTARKLLLDINSLGVPAGTEFLDPITPQYIADAVSWGAIGARTTESQVHRQLSSGLSMPVGFKNGTDGDVQVAVDACGAAAASHTFFGVDPAGAGSVVVTSGNADCHVILRGGRSGPNHGAEDVGAALDTIEAAGLRRRVMIDASHANSGKDHKRQPLVAQAIADQVAEGQQGIVGVMLESFIEEGAQKLGDPAELVYGQSITDKCMGWSTTEQVLQGLAEAVRSRRKA
- a CDS encoding AMP-binding protein; translated protein: MTNSATAAFREARDFLLEHREDYEAARRGFRWPRPERFNWVQDHFDPAAEEHPDRLALWIVDEEGGETRVTYRELAERSRQVANWLHNQGVRFGDRILVMLGNQAELWETTLAAIRLGAVVIPATPLLTGDDLADRLQRGRVSHVVTDAADTPKFAGLPGHWTRISIGYMAGWLSYEDSQHAALDFAPERATRADDPLLLYFTSGTTSVPKLVQHTHLSYPVGHLTTMYWIGIRPGDVHLNISSPGWAKHAWSNVFAPLNAQATVLTVNQGRFDAATLLDRIVRCGVDTFCAPPTVWRMLIQADLGRWRVGVREAVSAGEPLNPEVIEQVRAAWGLTVRDGFGQTETTLLVGNSPGQEVRPGSMGRPMPGYDIVLEDPATDEPAEQGEICVALEDAPVGVMAGYRDADDMTARVMRGGRYHTGDVASRDPDGHITYIGRGDDVFKASDYRISPFELESVLIEHAAVAEAAVVPSPDPVRLSVPKAYITLVEGEEPGAELARSILEFCRERLAPYKRIRRLEFAPLPKTISGKIRRVELRTAEGDRDPGKAPRNSHEYWEEDFPGLKG
- a CDS encoding DUF4429 domain-containing protein: MSELSGDQGVWRFGEHGVRIEYADKWGVHRLLRAVGACTVPFAAVASVDFHAGKGRRKWRLEARLIEGADPFLMSAGAEDDALPFVLTGPASGALLAEYYADQLRAAADGARLAGSAADPGEVARSLVPGLPFKAQTMEGEAVFDGETVRLSWPRLMYSAEKWRQKGRILAAERILRAEWQEPGISGYGGVRFLLREDPDVSAALPVYRDTAALTSMTTKEHVRVRLLAAVANAYLASGSAAGAAEPPGPGGEPAALESAPPDRRPEAAGAEAARRDAEEVFRRIRELGRLHEEGLLTAEEFAAKKAELLDRL
- the pip gene encoding prolyl aminopeptidase, which codes for MRTLYPPITPYDSGMLDVGGGDRVYWELCGNPEGKPAVFLHGGPGGGCGPDHRRLFDPERYRVLLFDQRNCGRSTPHASGMDVDLSANTTWNLVADMERLREMVGVEKWQVFGGSWGSALALAYAEEHPERVSELIVRGIFTLRDDELRWFYQDGASHLFPDVWEGYLAPIPEEERGDLISAYAARLNHPDREVRVAAARAWSVWEGSTVTLLPNEALRAHHAEDDYALAFARIENHYFTNKGFFTPGQLIERADRLRGIPGVIVQGRYDVCTPARTAFDLHRAWPEAEFHVVDDAGHAFNEPGILHRLIEATDRFADA
- a CDS encoding IS5 family transposase translates to MCRCKSGGDARPCYPSNLSDPVWEVIEPLMPVRDHTKGGAPRRYDDRRVWDAILFVLRSGCQWRMIPRDLIPWDAAYRWYRTWRAEGTIDRIHDALRDRVRQEAGRDPAPSAAVLDSQSILTGEGGTDRGYDAGKRTKGRKRHLVVDTLGLVLVVAVTSASVQDRPGGRRVLETLAARFPTVGLVWADAGYANQVDRGLLTWAYDTFKLVVEIVRRSDDARGFQVLPRRWVVERTFGWLVRNRRLARDYERLTTGSEAMVKLAMIRLMATRLAGESQRWSNRSTEQAV
- a CDS encoding ferredoxin; this translates as MRVIADYDLCESNAVCMGILPEVFEVRDDDNLYILQEEPPEDLRAKVEEAVRMCPKQALSVEG